The proteins below come from a single Argentina anserina chromosome 1, drPotAnse1.1, whole genome shotgun sequence genomic window:
- the LOC126794028 gene encoding L10-interacting MYB domain-containing protein-like → MANSKEQASWNENLVEVFVDLCIKEVHKNSNPGSHFSSNGWNTIVKCFVEQTGKDYTRKQLKNKWDSLKGDWKLWKTLKSVKTGLGWNPILNTIDADEEFWREQIGITKEYARFRKKGISPEFEAKLDQLFLGTTATGKHAWAPSSTLPIPDSPEEGDNDIHCEGSGDSDERDVSTNTLPKRRRSERAMKDKGKLPAKKDKVGGVAQLAKEIGRMCSAIESRSTASSAVHNARTSIVEVMKDVTALPGAEQGTRLWFFATRLFLSPEKREMYCTMDDPSMKLEWLKFEMTEK, encoded by the exons ATGGCAAATTCCAAAGAACAAGCTAGTTGGAATGAGAATTTAGTTGAAGTTTTTGTTGACCTATGTATCAAGGAGGTGCATAAAAATTCAAACCCAGGTTCTCACTTTAGTTCAAATGGATGGAACACTATTGTCAAATGTTTTGTTGAACAAACCGGAAAAGATTATACTAGAAAACAACTTAAAAATAAGTGGGATTCCCTTAAAGGTGactggaaattatggaaaacATTGAAGAGTGTAAAGACCGGTCTTGGGTGGAATCCCATCCTCAACACTATTGATGCGGATGAGGAGTTTTGGCGTGAACAAATTGGG ATTACAAAGGAATATGCAAGGTTTAGAAAAAAGGGAATATCACCTGAGTTTGAAGCTAAGTTGGATCAGCTGTTCTTAGGTACTACAGCCACTGGAAAACATGCATGGGCACCATCTTCTACACTTCCTATCCCAGATAGTCCAGAGGAAGGTGATAATGATATCCACTGTGAAGGTAGTGGTGACTCTGATGAGAGAGATGTATCCACTAACACTTTGCCTAAGAGGAGAAGAAGTGAGAGAGCTATGAAAGATAAGGGAAAACTTCCTGCAAAGAAGGATAAGGTTGGAGGTGTTGCTCAGTTGGCCAAAGAAATTGGTAGAATGTGTTCAGCAATTGAAAGTAGAAGTACTGCATCTTCAGCAGTCCATAATGCCCGCACTAGTATTGTCGAAGTAATGAAAGATGTCACTGCATTGCCTGGAGCTGAGCAAGGCACTAGGTTGTGGTTCTTTGCTACTCGACTATTTTTGAGTccagaaaagagagagatgtATTGCACTATGGATGATCCTAGCATGAAGTTAGAATGGTTGAAGTTTGAGATGACCGAGAAATGA